Proteins encoded within one genomic window of Flavobacterium oreochromis:
- the aroC gene encoding chorismate synthase produces the protein MAGNSFGNIFKITTFGESHGMALGGIIDGCPSGIELNMSLIHQEMQRRKPGQSSIVTQRKEEDEVQFLSGIFEGKTTGTSIGFIIPNTNQKSDDYSHIKDTYRPSHADYVYDQKYGFRDYRGGGRSSARETASRVLAGAVAKQVIPQIKINAFVSSVGEIFVNKPYQELDFSKIESNPVRCPDPEIAALMETHIKEIKKQGDTIGGTITCVIQNVPIGLGEPVFDKLHAELGKAMLSINAVHGFEYGSGFCGAKMKGSEHNDHFNPDGTTQTNLSGGIQGGISNGMDIYFRVAFKPVATLIQKQEVLTVNGELIEQQGKGRHDPCVVPRAVPIVEAMAALVMADYYLLNKIYQFK, from the coding sequence ATGGCAGGAAATTCTTTTGGAAATATATTTAAAATAACCACTTTTGGAGAATCGCATGGCATGGCTTTAGGAGGAATAATTGATGGATGCCCATCAGGTATCGAATTAAATATGTCTCTTATTCATCAAGAAATGCAAAGACGAAAACCAGGCCAATCTTCTATTGTTACACAACGTAAAGAAGAAGATGAAGTTCAATTTTTGTCAGGAATTTTTGAAGGGAAAACTACAGGAACCTCTATAGGTTTTATAATTCCTAATACAAATCAAAAATCAGATGATTATAGTCACATAAAAGACACTTACAGACCTAGTCATGCTGATTATGTATATGATCAAAAATATGGGTTTCGTGATTATAGAGGAGGAGGACGTAGTTCTGCAAGAGAAACTGCCTCTAGAGTACTAGCAGGAGCTGTAGCAAAACAAGTTATTCCTCAAATAAAAATTAATGCTTTCGTATCTTCTGTAGGAGAAATTTTTGTAAATAAACCATACCAAGAGTTAGATTTTTCTAAAATAGAATCAAATCCAGTTAGATGCCCTGATCCTGAAATAGCTGCACTAATGGAAACTCATATTAAAGAAATTAAAAAACAAGGTGATACAATAGGAGGTACAATAACTTGTGTTATTCAAAATGTACCAATTGGTTTAGGAGAACCTGTTTTTGATAAGTTACATGCAGAATTAGGTAAGGCCATGTTATCTATAAATGCAGTTCATGGTTTTGAATACGGAAGTGGTTTTTGTGGTGCTAAAATGAAAGGAAGTGAACATAATGATCATTTTAATCCAGATGGAACCACCCAGACTAATTTATCAGGAGGAATACAGGGAGGAATTAGTAATGGAATGGATATCTATTTTAGAGTTGCTTTTAAGCCTGTAGCTACTTTAATTCAAAAACAAGAAGTTTTAACAGTAAATGGAGAGCTTATAGAACAACAAGGAAAAGGCAGACATGATCCTTGTGTTGTTCCTAGAGCAGTACCCATTGTTGAAGCTATGGCTGCTTTAGTAATGGCAGATTATTATTTATTAAATAAAATTTATCAATTTAAATAA
- the hisG gene encoding ATP phosphoribosyltransferase, translated as MANGNRKLKSEAKNFPLEILFLRDDDIPQYVEQGVADIGILGQNEVWEKDKKVKQIETLGFASCRLSLAIPKDENYTGLHYFENKKIATSYSKILTNFFKEKNINVTIEEIGGSVEIATSIGLAEAIFDIVSTGSTLLMNGLKEVEVVFKKSSSTHSKSHFIRTKKSHFRKIVIQN; from the coding sequence GTGGCTAATGGAAATCGTAAACTAAAATCAGAAGCAAAAAATTTTCCACTAGAAATTTTATTTCTGCGAGACGATGATATCCCGCAATATGTAGAGCAAGGAGTAGCTGATATAGGTATTCTTGGGCAGAATGAAGTATGGGAAAAAGATAAAAAAGTAAAACAAATAGAAACACTAGGTTTTGCATCCTGTAGACTTTCACTTGCTATTCCCAAAGATGAAAACTATACAGGTTTACATTATTTTGAGAACAAAAAAATTGCTACCAGTTATTCGAAAATTCTTACAAATTTCTTTAAAGAAAAAAATATAAATGTAACAATCGAAGAGATAGGAGGTAGCGTAGAAATTGCCACCAGTATTGGTCTAGCGGAAGCAATATTTGATATTGTAAGTACGGGAAGTACTTTATTAATGAACGGTCTAAAAGAAGTAGAAGTAGTATTTAAAAAGTCAAGCAGTACTCATAGCAAATCCCATTTTATCAGAACAAAAAAAAGCCATTTTAGAAAAATTGTTATTCAGAATTAA
- the glyA gene encoding serine hydroxymethyltransferase, with protein MLRDEQIFDLILDEQDRQIHGIELIASENFVSDQVMEAAGSCLTNKYAEGYPGKRYYGGCEVVDVVEQIAIDRAKALFGAAYVNVQPHSGSQANTAVFAACLQPGDKILGFDLSHGGHLTHGSPVNFSGKLYNPVFYGVDQETGMLDYDKIQEVATKEQPKLIIAGASAYSRDMDFKRFREIADSVGAILMADISHPAGLIAKGLMNDPIPHCHIVTTTTHKTLRGPRGGMIMMGQDFPNPWGYTTPKGEVKMMSNLLDMAVFPGNQGGPLMHIIAAKAVAFGECLSDEFFTYAMQVQKNAKAMAEAFVKRGYNIISGGTDNHMMLIDLRNKGITGKEAENVLVKAEITVNKNMVPFDDKSPFITSGIRVGTPAITTRGLVETDMDKIVDFIDRVLMNHTNEEVVEQVANEVNEMMSERAMFVF; from the coding sequence ATGTTACGCGACGAACAAATATTCGATTTAATTCTTGATGAACAAGACAGACAAATTCACGGTATTGAATTAATTGCTTCTGAGAATTTTGTAAGCGACCAAGTAATGGAAGCAGCAGGTTCTTGTTTAACTAATAAATATGCAGAAGGTTACCCAGGTAAAAGGTATTATGGAGGTTGTGAAGTAGTAGATGTGGTAGAACAAATTGCTATTGATAGAGCAAAAGCTTTGTTTGGAGCAGCGTATGTAAATGTACAACCTCATTCAGGATCCCAAGCTAATACTGCTGTTTTTGCAGCTTGTTTACAACCAGGTGATAAAATCTTAGGTTTTGATTTATCACACGGTGGACATTTAACGCATGGGTCTCCTGTGAATTTTTCAGGAAAATTGTACAATCCTGTTTTTTATGGTGTAGATCAAGAAACAGGAATGCTAGATTATGATAAAATTCAAGAAGTAGCAACTAAAGAACAACCTAAACTAATTATTGCGGGAGCTTCAGCTTATTCTCGTGATATGGATTTCAAACGTTTTCGTGAAATTGCAGATTCAGTAGGTGCTATTTTAATGGCAGACATTTCTCATCCTGCTGGTTTAATAGCAAAAGGGTTAATGAATGACCCAATTCCTCATTGTCATATTGTAACAACCACTACTCATAAAACATTACGTGGTCCTCGTGGTGGAATGATTATGATGGGACAGGATTTTCCAAATCCTTGGGGGTACACAACACCTAAAGGAGAAGTAAAAATGATGTCTAATTTATTAGATATGGCTGTTTTTCCTGGAAATCAAGGAGGTCCTCTAATGCACATTATCGCTGCTAAAGCAGTTGCTTTTGGAGAATGTTTATCAGATGAATTCTTTACTTATGCAATGCAAGTTCAAAAGAATGCGAAAGCAATGGCAGAAGCATTTGTAAAAAGAGGCTATAACATTATATCAGGTGGAACTGATAATCACATGATGTTAATAGATTTACGTAATAAAGGGATTACAGGTAAAGAAGCTGAAAATGTATTAGTAAAAGCTGAAATCACCGTAAATAAAAATATGGTTCCTTTTGACGATAAATCACCTTTTATAACTTCAGGTATTCGAGTTGGTACACCAGCCATTACTACTCGTGGTCTAGTAGAAACAGATATGGATAAAATCGTAGATTTTATAGATCGAGTATTAATGAATCATACAAATGAAGAAGTTGTTGAGCAAGTAGCTAATGAAGTAAATGAAATGATGAGCGAACGCGCTATGTTTGTCTTTTAA
- a CDS encoding dicarboxylate/amino acid:cation symporter, with protein MEITKNEVSKKSTFSNLTVQILLAMILGAALGIFIHNNCDDTTARDFSGYIKMLATVFIRLVQMIISPLVFTTLVVGIAKLGDIKAVGRIGGKALGWFFTASFISLLIGMFWVNILKPGAGLNLSGVDVTTAAEVTEKTQNFSAQNFVEHIIPKSVVEAMAANEILQIVIFSIFFGLAAASLGNHTKSVINALDKTSHIILKMVNYVMKFAPLGVFGAIAGVFAIRDLGELLLTYAKYFGSFIVGITSLWIVLLIIGYLFLRSRLRILLNHIISPLVIAFGTTSSEAVFPKLTEELEKFGIKDKIVSFMLPLGYSFNLDGSMMYMTFASIFIAQAYGVSLDLGTQLTMLLVLMLTSKGIAGVPRASLVVVAATCGMFDIPVEGIALILPIDHFCDMFRSATNVLGNALATSVVGNWEKE; from the coding sequence ATGGAAATAACTAAAAATGAGGTTTCTAAGAAATCTACTTTTTCAAATCTGACTGTGCAAATCCTATTAGCAATGATTTTAGGAGCTGCATTAGGAATCTTTATACATAATAATTGTGATGATACTACTGCTAGAGATTTTAGTGGATATATAAAGATGTTAGCAACCGTTTTTATTCGTTTAGTTCAGATGATTATTTCTCCTTTAGTTTTTACCACTTTAGTCGTAGGTATTGCTAAATTAGGTGATATAAAAGCAGTTGGACGAATAGGAGGAAAGGCTTTAGGATGGTTCTTTACAGCTTCCTTTATATCCTTGTTAATAGGAATGTTTTGGGTAAATATCTTAAAACCAGGAGCAGGACTAAACCTAAGCGGGGTAGATGTAACTACAGCAGCTGAGGTAACAGAAAAAACGCAAAACTTTTCTGCTCAAAACTTTGTTGAACACATAATACCTAAAAGTGTTGTAGAAGCAATGGCAGCAAATGAAATTTTACAAATTGTAATTTTTTCAATCTTCTTTGGTTTAGCAGCCGCGTCTTTAGGAAATCATACAAAGTCTGTTATAAACGCATTAGATAAAACATCTCATATTATCTTAAAAATGGTGAATTACGTGATGAAATTTGCTCCTCTAGGTGTTTTTGGAGCAATAGCAGGAGTATTTGCTATTCGTGATTTAGGAGAGTTGTTATTAACATATGCTAAATATTTTGGTTCCTTTATAGTAGGAATTACTTCTTTATGGATTGTATTACTAATTATAGGTTATTTATTTTTAAGAAGTAGATTAAGAATACTTTTAAATCATATCATTTCTCCTTTAGTAATTGCTTTTGGTACTACTAGTAGCGAGGCTGTCTTTCCTAAATTAACGGAAGAATTAGAAAAATTTGGAATTAAAGATAAAATAGTATCATTTATGCTTCCTTTAGGTTATTCCTTTAATCTAGATGGTAGTATGATGTATATGACTTTTGCTAGTATTTTTATTGCACAAGCTTACGGGGTGTCATTAGATTTAGGAACTCAATTAACTATGTTGTTAGTTTTGATGCTTACTAGTAAAGGTATAGCAGGTGTTCCAAGAGCAAGTTTAGTAGTTGTTGCAGCTACTTGTGGAATGTTTGATATTCCAGTTGAAGGCATCGCTTTGATATTACCAATAGATCACTTCTGCGATATGTTTAGAAGTGCAACTAATGTTTTAGGAAATGCTTTAGCTACTTCTGTTGTTGGGAATTGGGAAAAAGAATAA
- the hisA gene encoding 1-(5-phosphoribosyl)-5-[(5-phosphoribosylamino)methylideneamino]imidazole-4-carboxamide isomerase: MKIIPAIDIINGKCVRLTKGDYSTQKIYNENPIEVAKKFEANGIQYLHLVDLDGAKSNHIVNYKVLEEIARKTSLKIDFGGGIKSLEDVKIAFNSGATQITGGSIAVQNPTLFLTWLENYGSEKIILGADAHNRKIVTQGWLQKTEQDVVQFIKNYVTKGITHVICTDVAKDGMLQGASNELYQEILKNTKSNLIASGGVSSIEDIIKLKQINCYGVIVGKAIYEGKINLKDLSKLC, from the coding sequence ATGAAAATTATTCCAGCTATAGATATCATTAATGGAAAATGTGTTCGACTTACAAAAGGGGATTATAGTACACAAAAAATTTACAATGAAAACCCAATAGAAGTAGCTAAAAAATTTGAAGCAAACGGGATTCAATATCTTCATTTAGTAGATTTAGATGGAGCAAAATCAAATCATATAGTCAATTATAAAGTATTAGAAGAAATAGCTCGAAAAACCTCTTTAAAAATAGATTTTGGAGGTGGCATAAAAAGTCTAGAAGATGTTAAAATAGCCTTTAATAGCGGTGCTACACAAATTACAGGAGGAAGTATTGCAGTTCAAAACCCCACCTTATTTTTAACATGGTTAGAAAATTACGGAAGCGAAAAAATTATTCTTGGGGCAGATGCTCATAATAGAAAAATAGTAACACAAGGTTGGCTTCAAAAAACAGAACAAGACGTAGTTCAGTTTATTAAAAATTATGTAACTAAAGGTATTACTCACGTAATATGTACAGATGTTGCTAAAGATGGTATGTTACAAGGGGCATCAAATGAATTATATCAAGAAATTTTAAAAAATACAAAGAGTAATTTAATAGCAAGTGGCGGAGTTTCATCTATAGAAGATATTATAAAACTCAAACAAATAAATTGTTACGGAGTCATAGTAGGAAAGGCCATTTATGAAGGTAAAATTAATCTTAAAGACTTAAGTAAATTATGTTAA
- the msrA gene encoding peptide-methionine (S)-S-oxide reductase MsrA: MANIKKAYVAGGCFWGMEDLFRKRPGIIDTEVVYLGGENDNPTYRNHPGHAEGIELTYDTSITNFKEILDYFFRIHNPTTIDRQGNDIGSSYRSAIFYQDEEEKIQAQDMINLVEKSNKWEAKVATTLEPFTKAWLAEEYHQDYLVKNPNGYTCHFERFDTFLHSL, from the coding sequence ATGGCAAACATTAAAAAAGCGTATGTGGCAGGTGGATGTTTCTGGGGGATGGAAGATTTATTTAGAAAAAGACCTGGTATTATTGACACAGAAGTTGTTTATTTAGGAGGAGAAAATGACAATCCTACTTATAGAAATCACCCTGGTCATGCAGAAGGAATCGAATTAACTTATGATACCTCGATTACTAATTTTAAAGAAATATTAGATTATTTTTTTAGAATTCATAACCCTACTACGATTGATAGACAAGGAAATGATATAGGAAGTAGTTATCGCTCTGCTATTTTTTATCAAGATGAAGAAGAAAAGATACAAGCACAAGACATGATAAATTTAGTAGAAAAATCGAATAAATGGGAAGCAAAAGTTGCTACAACTTTAGAACCTTTTACTAAAGCTTGGCTTGCAGAAGAATACCATCAAGATTATTTAGTAAAAAATCCTAATGGTTATACATGTCATTTTGAAAGATTTGATACTTTTCTTCATTCATTATAA
- a CDS encoding GNAT family N-acetyltransferase, protein MNSFTFIPFQNLESERLILRKMNHNDVEEVFALRSNPKNMEYIPRPLLKDKEDAIRLIDTINTKIDQNEGINWAITEKPNDKLIGFLGYYRIQKENYRSEIGYMILPEYAGRGIITEASKLVLEYGFNQMGLHSVEAVIDPKNGASARVLEKLGFSKEGHLRENEYFEGKFWDSVIYSILKSEFKYK, encoded by the coding sequence ATGAATTCATTTACATTTATACCGTTTCAAAATTTAGAATCTGAGCGATTAATACTCAGAAAAATGAACCATAATGATGTAGAAGAGGTATTTGCATTACGCAGTAACCCTAAAAATATGGAGTATATACCCCGTCCATTATTAAAAGATAAGGAGGATGCCATACGACTTATTGATACTATAAATACTAAAATTGACCAAAACGAAGGAATTAATTGGGCAATTACAGAAAAACCAAATGATAAATTAATTGGATTCTTAGGATATTACCGCATACAAAAAGAAAATTATCGTTCAGAAATAGGTTATATGATATTACCAGAATATGCTGGTAGAGGAATTATTACTGAAGCTAGTAAATTAGTATTAGAATATGGTTTTAATCAAATGGGGTTACATTCTGTAGAGGCTGTTATAGATCCTAAAAATGGAGCTTCTGCGCGGGTCTTAGAAAAATTAGGATTCTCAAAAGAAGGGCATTTACGAGAAAATGAGTATTTTGAAGGTAAATTTTGGGATTCAGTAATTTATTCTATTCTAAAATCAGAATTTAAATATAAATAG
- the ytxJ gene encoding bacillithiol system redox-active protein YtxJ has translation METEKWNIIKTENDVLEIIEKSNNKPQVIFKDSVSCGISAFAKERLINGFNLIEELSDFNYLDLHAYRSVSNFIAQTLDVIHQSPQIIVLINGKVIYRDSHHTIEANKIADKITDFVKS, from the coding sequence ATGGAAACAGAAAAATGGAATATTATAAAGACAGAAAATGATGTTCTTGAAATTATTGAAAAATCAAATAATAAACCACAAGTTATTTTTAAAGATAGCGTAAGCTGTGGTATTAGTGCATTTGCAAAAGAGCGATTAATAAACGGATTTAATCTAATTGAAGAACTATCAGATTTTAACTATTTAGATTTACATGCTTATAGATCTGTTTCAAATTTTATTGCTCAAACTTTAGATGTTATCCATCAATCGCCACAAATTATAGTTCTAATAAATGGTAAAGTAATTTATAGAGATTCTCATCATACAATTGAAGCAAATAAAATAGCAGATAAAATTACTGATTTTGTAAAATCCTAG
- the hisH gene encoding imidazole glycerol phosphate synthase subunit HisH, which translates to MIAIIKYNAGNITSVKNAIERLGFNCIVTDNEQEIRNAEKVILPGVGQASTAMKYLQERNMDKLIKSLKQPVLGICLGQQLMCKFSEEGNVNCLGIFQVNVKRFPITHIVPHMGWNNLINFKDQLYFGIQSTNDVYFVHSYYSEISENTTAICNYIIPFSASMKKNNFYATQFHPEKSGTIGEKILKNFLEL; encoded by the coding sequence ATGATTGCCATTATAAAATACAATGCAGGAAATATAACATCAGTTAAAAATGCCATAGAGCGTTTAGGCTTTAATTGTATTGTAACAGATAACGAACAGGAAATTCGAAACGCAGAAAAAGTCATTTTACCAGGCGTAGGACAAGCCAGCACAGCTATGAAATATTTACAAGAACGTAACATGGATAAACTTATAAAATCATTAAAGCAACCCGTTTTAGGAATTTGTTTAGGGCAACAACTAATGTGTAAGTTTTCTGAAGAAGGTAACGTAAATTGTTTAGGAATTTTTCAAGTTAATGTAAAAAGATTTCCCATAACTCATATTGTACCTCATATGGGATGGAATAACCTTATAAATTTTAAGGATCAATTATATTTTGGAATTCAATCAACTAATGACGTGTATTTTGTACATAGTTATTATTCTGAAATTTCTGAAAATACAACCGCCATATGTAATTATATTATACCATTTAGCGCTTCAATGAAAAAAAATAATTTTTATGCCACCCAATTTCATCCAGAAAAATCAGGCACGATAGGAGAAAAAATACTCAAAAACTTTTTAGAATTATGA
- the hisG gene encoding ATP phosphoribosyltransferase — MLFRIKAVKNGAENKYILLNAPNKVISQICNVLPGMKSPTILPLAEEGWSSLHSVVKEEQFWDVIDKLKELGAEGILVIPIEKMIL, encoded by the coding sequence TTGTTATTCAGAATTAAAGCTGTTAAAAACGGTGCTGAAAATAAATATATTTTATTAAATGCACCTAATAAAGTTATCAGCCAAATTTGTAATGTTTTACCAGGAATGAAATCACCTACAATATTACCATTAGCAGAAGAAGGATGGAGTAGCTTACATTCCGTGGTAAAAGAAGAGCAATTTTGGGATGTTATTGATAAGCTTAAAGAACTCGGAGCAGAAGGAATATTAGTCATTCCAATAGAAAAAATGATACTATAA
- the hisB gene encoding bifunctional histidinol-phosphatase/imidazoleglycerol-phosphate dehydratase HisB, translated as MKKILFIDRDGTLVLEPPVDCQLDSLEKLEFYPGVFQNLSRIVKELDYLLVMVTNQDGLGTPSFPENTFWPVQNKILKAFKNEGIEFHEILIDKSFSYQELPTRKPGTAMLAHYIKGDFDIENSYVIGDRLTDVQLAKNIGCKALLIGQENCDQAELTTTSWRDIYTLLALKSRKAKVTRNTNETKILVELNLDGSGNASISTGLGFFDHMLEQIAKHGNIDLNIQVKGDLYIDEHHTIEDVAITLGSTFLNALGTKKGVERYGFLLPMDDCLAQVAIDFGGRPWLVWDVQFKREKIGDMPTEMFMHFFKSFSDNAKCNLNIKAEGNNEHHKIEAIFKAFAKALKMATSKTNNFSIPSTKGTL; from the coding sequence ATGAAAAAAATATTATTTATAGATCGAGATGGTACATTAGTTTTAGAACCTCCAGTTGATTGTCAGTTAGATAGTTTAGAAAAATTAGAATTCTACCCGGGTGTATTTCAAAATCTTTCTCGTATAGTTAAAGAGTTAGATTATTTACTCGTTATGGTAACTAACCAAGATGGATTAGGTACACCATCATTTCCAGAAAATACTTTTTGGCCTGTACAAAATAAAATACTCAAAGCATTTAAAAATGAAGGTATTGAATTTCATGAAATATTAATTGATAAATCCTTTTCATATCAAGAGTTACCTACTCGTAAACCAGGAACAGCAATGCTGGCACACTATATAAAAGGAGATTTTGACATAGAAAATTCATATGTAATAGGTGATCGTTTAACAGATGTTCAATTAGCAAAAAATATAGGTTGTAAGGCTTTATTAATTGGACAAGAAAATTGCGATCAAGCAGAATTAACCACTACATCATGGAGAGATATTTATACATTATTAGCCTTAAAATCACGAAAAGCAAAGGTTACGCGAAATACTAACGAAACAAAAATACTAGTAGAACTGAATTTAGATGGATCAGGAAATGCGAGTATTTCAACAGGATTGGGTTTTTTTGATCATATGTTAGAACAAATTGCTAAGCATGGTAATATAGACCTCAATATACAAGTAAAAGGAGATTTGTATATTGATGAACATCATACAATAGAAGATGTGGCTATTACACTTGGAAGCACCTTTTTAAACGCTTTAGGAACTAAAAAAGGAGTTGAACGATATGGATTTTTATTACCCATGGATGATTGTCTTGCTCAAGTAGCAATAGATTTCGGAGGTAGACCTTGGCTTGTTTGGGACGTTCAATTTAAAAGAGAAAAAATAGGAGATATGCCTACTGAAATGTTTATGCACTTTTTTAAATCTTTTAGTGATAATGCAAAGTGTAATTTAAATATAAAAGCAGAAGGAAATAATGAACATCACAAGATAGAAGCCATTTTTAAAGCTTTTGCAAAAGCTTTAAAAATGGCTACTTCTAAAACAAATAATTTTTCAATCCCTAGTACAAAAGGAACATTATGA
- a CDS encoding LytR/AlgR family response regulator transcription factor: MRDKQNYTFIKTDKKLIKLDFENILFIKGLGNYVEIFVKNNKKYTYYKTLKDLIDKLPDEFMRVHNSYIINLKNVSYIQDSHLIIEEHKIAIAKSYKDCLINCIDKLLL; this comes from the coding sequence ATGAGAGATAAACAAAATTATACTTTTATAAAAACAGATAAAAAATTAATAAAATTAGATTTTGAAAATATTTTATTTATAAAAGGTTTAGGAAATTACGTTGAAATATTTGTAAAAAATAATAAAAAGTACACTTATTATAAAACTTTAAAAGATCTTATAGATAAATTACCAGATGAATTTATGAGAGTCCATAATTCCTATATTATAAATTTAAAAAATGTGAGCTATATTCAAGATAGCCATTTAATTATTGAAGAACATAAAATTGCAATAGCAAAAAGCTATAAAGATTGTTTAATAAATTGTATTGATAAATTATTACTTTAA
- the hisC gene encoding histidinol-phosphate transaminase, with protein sequence MIQIKKLIRSNILSLTPYSSARDEFNTNDGIFLDANENPFGYLNRYPDPYQKELKDKLGLVKNITPDNIFIGNGSDEVIDLAYRIFCEPALDKIIICPPTYGMYKVAAHINNIQVITIPLNQSFQLDIDRILSTEAKMIFICSPNNPTGNHIENIETIIKNFRGIVFIDEAYIDFSMQESLLQKVKKYPNIIVSQTLSKAWGKAAIRIGIAYASKEIIDLYTKIKPPYNISKINQEEAIKALNDIETFIKNKKIIIEQRTWLIEELNKLPFVKKIYPTQANFILLKVEKANIIYQKLIQKNIIIRNRHTVIQNTLRISIGQPHENKILINILKDIKL encoded by the coding sequence ATGATTCAAATAAAAAAACTTATACGCTCTAACATACTTTCACTTACTCCTTATAGTAGTGCACGTGATGAATTTAATACAAACGATGGTATATTTTTAGATGCAAATGAAAATCCTTTTGGTTATTTAAATCGTTATCCAGATCCTTATCAGAAAGAACTAAAAGATAAATTAGGATTAGTAAAAAATATTACTCCTGATAATATCTTTATAGGAAATGGCAGTGATGAAGTCATTGATTTAGCTTACAGAATATTTTGTGAGCCAGCCCTTGATAAAATCATTATTTGTCCACCTACTTATGGCATGTACAAAGTAGCTGCTCACATAAATAATATTCAAGTCATAACCATTCCTCTTAATCAATCATTTCAATTAGATATTGATAGAATTTTAAGTACAGAAGCTAAAATGATTTTTATCTGCTCACCTAATAATCCAACAGGTAATCATATTGAAAATATAGAAACGATTATTAAAAATTTTAGAGGAATCGTTTTTATAGATGAAGCATACATTGATTTTAGCATGCAAGAATCATTATTACAAAAAGTAAAAAAATATCCTAATATAATAGTATCCCAAACATTAAGTAAAGCTTGGGGAAAAGCTGCTATTCGTATAGGAATTGCCTATGCCAGTAAAGAAATAATTGACTTATATACAAAGATTAAGCCTCCTTACAATATAAGTAAGATTAATCAAGAAGAAGCAATAAAAGCATTAAATGATATAGAAACTTTTATTAAAAATAAAAAAATAATCATAGAACAACGAACTTGGTTAATAGAAGAATTAAACAAGCTTCCCTTTGTAAAAAAGATATATCCAACTCAGGCAAATTTTATTCTATTAAAAGTAGAAAAAGCCAATATTATATATCAAAAATTAATACAAAAAAATATCATCATCCGTAATCGTCATACAGTAATTCAAAATACCTTAAGAATTAGCATTGGTCAACCTCATGAAAATAAAATACTCATAAACATATTAAAAGATATTAAATTATGA
- a CDS encoding outer membrane beta-barrel protein, translating to MKNFLIATAILITSSAFAQKGSFYVGGQVGYSSTKTKVESTTLSEGTTWNFSPEVGTFLTNNIQLGVGFTTQGTKRDIQNREKEEKENQYGGTIYSRYFFGEGSNAFRPFVGVNVGLLPGNSTVIIKNNSASIETKNNTFELNTNLNAGFGYALSPKITVVGSLGLLGFTSHTSKDSKTNVKAETNTFNFDLNSLGNRFNVGLYYTL from the coding sequence ATGAAAAATTTTTTAATTGCAACCGCAATATTAATTACATCAAGTGCATTTGCTCAAAAAGGAAGCTTTTATGTAGGAGGTCAAGTGGGTTATTCGAGCACTAAAACAAAAGTAGAAAGCACAACTCTATCTGAAGGTACTACATGGAACTTTTCACCTGAAGTGGGTACTTTTTTAACAAATAATATTCAATTAGGTGTTGGGTTTACAACTCAAGGTACAAAAAGAGATATTCAAAATAGAGAAAAAGAAGAAAAAGAAAATCAATACGGAGGAACTATTTACAGTCGTTATTTCTTTGGCGAAGGAAGTAATGCTTTTAGACCTTTTGTTGGTGTTAATGTTGGACTATTACCAGGAAATTCAACTGTTATAATAAAAAATAATTCTGCTAGTATTGAAACTAAAAACAATACTTTCGAACTTAATACTAATTTAAATGCTGGTTTTGGATATGCTTTATCTCCTAAAATCACAGTAGTAGGTTCTTTAGGCCTTTTAGGATTTACATCTCACACATCAAAAGATTCTAAAACAAATGTAAAAGCAGAAACAAATACTTTTAATTTTGACCTTAACTCTTTAGGAAATAGATTTAATGTAGGTCTTTATTATACTTTATAG